The following coding sequences lie in one Mercenaria mercenaria strain notata chromosome 5, MADL_Memer_1, whole genome shotgun sequence genomic window:
- the LOC123545136 gene encoding uncharacterized protein LOC123545136, which translates to MTGIGYGYTRHDFLNLATDFALSLGIRSVSDAQLTHSWFTGFKNRNPEVCLSKPQKLSLVRARCTSKEVLDKYFEELKIVMDKYDLTNQPEYIWNVDETGLMMEHNPHHVVCIKGQTPQAVTSNKGKTVTVIAAGSAAGTRLPPFFVFPGKRWCDSLLEGASPGSVGTMSETGWSNSAVFLEFLNEHFKKRVPTNDHAVLVLFDGHKSHVNLTLSTWAAANNVVFFVLPPHTSHITQPLDVGCFGPLKNAYYSECQTFMRRNPGMQVTRYNIAELAGNAYNKGVTAGNLISSFRKTGIYPLNRMEISCQKTAPATIYNGGDNNGINACNNENSKFLDSKKITVVQCYT; encoded by the exons ATGACAGGGATAGGATATGGGTACACCAGGCATGACTTTCTAAATTTAGCAACTGATTTTGCTCTGTCCCTAGGTATTAGATCTGTTTCTGATGCACAGTTAACACATTCTTGGTTCACTGGATTTAAGAACCGTAACCCTGAAGTCTGTCTATCCAAACCTCAGAAACTGTCGTTAGTACGGGCACGATGCACATCAAAAGAAGTGCTTGATAAGTACTTTGAGGAATTAAAAATTGTCATGGACAAGTATGATCTGACAAATCAACCAGAATACATATGGAACGTAGATGAAACCGGATTAATGATGGAACACAATCCACACCATGTTGTTTGCATTAAAGGGCAGACCCCACAGGCAGTTACTTCCAACAAGGGGAAGACTGTCACAGTTATTGCAGCAG GTAGTGCTGCAGGAACAAGACTCCCTCCATTTTTTGTATTTCCTGGTAAGAGATGGTGTGATTCTCTTTTAGAGGGTGCTTCACCAGGATCTGTTGGCACCATGTCAGAGACCGGATGGTCCAACTCAGCTGTCTTTCTTGAGTTCTTAAATGAGCACTTTAAGAAACGTGTTCCTACTAATGACCATGCAGTTCTTGTGTTGTTCGATGGACATAAATCACATGTCAACCTCACTTTATCTACCTGGGCTGCTGCGAACAATGTTGTATTCTTCGTCCTCCCTCCTCACACCTCTCACATAACTCAGCCGTTGGACGTAGGGTGCTTTGGTCCCCTCAAGAATGCTTATTACAGTGAATGTCAGACATTCATGCGAAGAAATCCAGGAATGCAAGTAACCAG GTACAACATTGCTGAGCTGGCTGGCAATGCTTATAACAAGGGTGTCACAGCAGGTAACCTTATCTCATCATTTAGGAAGACAGGTATATACCCACTTAATAGGATGGAAATAAGCTGCCAGAAAACAGCCCCAGCAACAATCTATAATGGCGGTGACAACAACGGTATTAATGCCTGTAATAATGAGAATAGCAAGTTCCTTGATTCAAAGAAAATCACTGTTGTACAGTGTTACACCTAA
- the LOC128556906 gene encoding uncharacterized protein LOC128556906: MQSSVPANAKKCRETFCKPSAKGRRLFLKKERAVNQSATESLEGMTYQSEVGHEDCTDIDRIPDPIPRGVFKPVCSSGEPSYITVDLETTDLIRGEVYPHITQIAAKHVSTEKSFSCYVLPKLLMSASAEQVTKIVVTNSSDMFVNGVPVETKTIESALRELFSWLKQFRNVFLIAHNGKRFDFPIIINACLATGMFSELCACVLGLLDTLPVFKSVCPKRESYKQEDLARTLLSKVYNAHNALDDVKCLSELVSYAVKHDEKCVVVKSFPPRDVKHNMESNIEKKKNMPSLSVLVANGVMKSSTADNVASSGLNFKHLHTIFLRKGEDGLYNVFTMRNSEGLPRVTNSKRVLEAVIPKLVSYFEGKN; the protein is encoded by the exons ATGCAAAGCAGTGTGCCAGCAAACGCAAAAAAATGTCGAGAAACGTTCTGTAAGCCTTCTGCAAAAGGAAGACGTTTATTCCTGAAGAAAGAGCGTGCTGTCAACCAGTCGGCTACAGAGTCACTGGAAGGCATGACATATCAGTCAG AAGTTGGCCATGAAGATTGTACTGACATAGACAGAATCCCTGATCCTATACCGCGTGGAGTATTCAAGCCAGTCTGTTCAAGTGGCGAACCATCGTACATCACTGTGGACCTTGAAACTACAGACCTTA TTCGAGGAGAGGTGTATCCTCATATAACACAGATAGCCGCCAAACATGTGAGCACAGAGAAGAGCTTCAGTTGCTATGTGTTACCCAAACTACTGATGAGTGCCTCTGCCGAACAAGTGACTAAAATTGTTGTGACAAATAGTAGTGATATGTTTGTAAATGGTGTTCCTGTTGAAACTAAAACTATTGAATCTGCACTCAGAGAATTGTTTAGCTGGCTGAAACAGTTCAGAAACGTGTTTCTAATTGCACATAATGGAAAACGTTTTGACTTTCCTATCATTATCAACGCCTGCTTAGCTACCGGAATGTTTAGTGAACTTTGTGCATGTGTGTTAGGATTGTTAGACACTCTTCCAGTATTTAAATCCGTATGTCCTAAAAGGGAGTCTTACAAACAGGAGGATCTGGCCCGTACATTGCTTTCCAAAGTGTATAACGCTCATAACGCTCTTGATGATGTCAAGTGTTTGTCAGAGCTGGTCAGTTACGCTGTGAAACATGATGAGAAGTGTGTAGTAGTGAAGAGTTTTCCTCCTAGAGATGTCAAACACAACATGGAATCCAACatagagaaaaagaaaaacatgccaTCTCTTTCTGTTCTGGTAGCAAATGGTGTCATGAAGTCGTCCACTGCCGACAATGTGGCTAGCTCGGggttaaatttcaaacatttacataCAATCTTTCTACGTAAGGGAGAAGATGGACTGTACAATGTATTTACTATGAGAAACAGTGAAGGGTTGCCAAGAGTGACAAATTCTAAGAGGGTTTTGGAGGCTGTAATTCCAAAATTAGTGTCGTATTTTGAAGGCAAAAATTAG